The proteins below come from a single Desulfovibrio sp. genomic window:
- a CDS encoding ASKHA domain-containing protein, with amino-acid sequence MEESPCGKSPTACGIIPQCLEDRVHFLGNTSRSGTCMALASHHARKAMEELSQKNDYIELSTRPGYNRLFAASMRFS; translated from the coding sequence TTGGAAGAATCCCCTTGCGGCAAGAGCCCCACGGCCTGCGGCATCATCCCCCAATGCCTTGAAGACCGGGTGCACTTTCTTGGCAACACATCACGCTCAGGCACCTGTATGGCGCTTGCATCGCATCATGCACGCAAAGCAATGGAGGAGCTTTCTCAAAAAAATGACTATATTGAATTGAGCACAAGGCCCGGCTACAACAGGCTGTTTGCAGCCAGCATGCGTTTTTCATAA
- a CDS encoding DUF488 family protein: MNIILRRVYTHDAEPAGIRVLVDRLWPRGISKSAALWDVWLKDIAPSDNLRKWFAHDEAKWPEFKERYFAELDAAPAVVGQMLTILRQNPTVILLYAAKATEINNAVALKEYLKKMDV, from the coding sequence ATGAACATCATTTTGCGCCGCGTATACACACACGATGCCGAGCCAGCAGGAATACGGGTTCTTGTGGACAGGCTGTGGCCCCGGGGGATTTCCAAAAGCGCAGCCCTGTGGGATGTGTGGCTTAAAGATATCGCCCCATCAGACAACCTGCGCAAGTGGTTTGCCCACGATGAAGCCAAATGGCCAGAATTCAAGGAGCGCTATTTCGCCGAGCTTGATGCCGCCCCGGCTGTAGTTGGGCAGATGCTGACCATCCTTCGCCAGAATCCGACCGTGATACTGCTCTACGCCGCTAAAGCTACAGAAATAAATAATGCTGTGGCGTTGAAAGAATATCTCAAAAAAATGGATGTTTGA